ATTCAATAATCAACTATCTCTATGAAAACTTATAATGACAAAAGGGGGAAGAATTCATGAGTGAAGAGTTCAACGGTTACTACAGATTTCCGACTATTTACAACGATCAAATAGCCTTTGTTGCTGAAGATGACATTTGGGTAGTTTCTTCTTCAGGGGGAGTAGCCAGAAGATTAACCTCAAATGTTGGAGAAATCTCCGACCTTACTTTTTCTGAAGATGGAAAATGGATAGCCTTTACAGGAAGAGATGAAGGTGTACCAGATGTATATATAATTCCATCTACAGGTGGTGTACCAATTAGGTTAACTTACTTAGGTGCAAACAGCAAAGTACTTTGTTGGCATGACGGAAAGATAATTTTTTCATCAAATTATACCCAACCTTTTAAAAGAATTACATCCCTATGGGAAGTCGACGTTGAAGATAAAAGGAAGTTAAAGCAATTAGATTTTGGAATAGCCACTGAAATCTCATTTGGAAAAGAAAAAGGCATCGTTTTGGGAAGAAAAACTGGAGATCCAGCTCGATGGAAAAAGTACAGAGGTGGAACAGCTGGAGAATTACTGATGGATGTAGAAGGGAACTACAACTTCAGAAAATTGATCGACTTAAAATCCAACTTTGCCAATCCAATATGGATTCAAGACCGAATTTACTTCGTCTCAGACCATGAGGATGTCGCTAACATATATTCTTGTACAGTAGAAGGAAAAGATCTAAAAAAACATACGTATCATAACGATTTTTATGTCAGAAACCCAAAATCTGATGGAAACAATATTGTATACCATGCCGGTTCGGATATTTACATTTTGAATTTATCAACTAACGTATCAGAAAAGGTAGATATAAAATATTACAGTACCTTACCACAAAGAAACAGAAAATTTGTTGAATCCACACAGTATTTTGAAGGTTTCTCTATTTCTAAAGATGCTGAGAATTTAATAAGCACTCACAGAGGCAAAAGCTTTTATTACAACAACTGGTACGGTCCCGTTAAACAACTTGGGAAAGAAAGCGGTGTCAGATATAGACTTACCACCTACCTAAATCTGGAAGATGAAGAAAAGGCTGTAACAATAAGCGATGAAAATAATAATGAACATATCGAGGTGTACGATTTAAAAAGTGGCAATTTAATCGATAAAGTCGAGGAATATGATTTAGGAAGGGTTATGAATATCGTTGCCTCTCCTAAAGATGAAGAAATCTTGTTAACTAATCAAAGAAACGAACTTATCTTGATCGATTTGAGAAACCATAAAAAGATTGATGTGGATAAAAGTACCGTTGGTCCCATTAATGGATATTCTTTTTCTCCAGATGGTAGATGGATTGCTTATTCAAAATTTATAAACAGCAAACAAGCCGCTATTATGATATTTGATAAAGTAAAAGGAGAGATGCAGCAAGTTACAGAACCAATTCTGCTTGATGTAGACCCTGTCTTTGATCCAGACGGAAAATACCTTTATTTTATATCTTATAGGATATTCAATCCAATTGAAGATAGGCTTCAAATGAATGCAGCCTTCGCAAAAGGTACTAAACCTTATCTTATAACACTCAAAAAAGATATCTTTTCACCTTTTCAGGAAATAATTAAAGAAGAAGAAAAAGGGAAAGACAAAGAAGAAGAAGAAGAAGAAATAAAAGTTGATATTGATTTTGATAACATCGCTGATAGAATTATACCCTTCCCAGTTAGTGAAGAAAGATATGTAAACATACAAGCTGCAAAAGATAAAGTTTTTTATACTATTTCTACTGTAAGTGGTGTACTGGAAGATGAAGAAGATATGCTCAGCGAGAAACATGAAAAATTAACCCTCAAATACTATGATCTTATTGAAAAAGAAGAAAAAACTTATCTTGAGGGCATCTCAGAATTTCAAATTTCCGAGGACAAAGAGAAAATCGCAATTCTGATAGACGATGGATTAAGAATTCTTAAAATTTCTAATCCTCCCTCCCCAGAACAAGAAAAAGAATGCGAAAATAAGTATACGAGAAAGTGCGGCTGGATAGATTTTCACAGAGTCAATGTGGAAGTTCAACCACTGTTAGAATGGAGACAAATGCTTTGTGAAGCTTGGCGTCTACAAAAATTTTATTTTTGGAACAAAGACAAACTAGACGAAATCGAATGGGACAAAATATTAGAAAAGTATTATCCTTTAGTTGAAAGAATAGCAACAAGAACAGAATTTTCTGATTTAATATGGGAAATGCAAGGAGAGTTAAAATCATCACATGCCTATGAAATGGGGGGAGAATACAAACCTAAACCAGTTTACAAAATAGGGTATTTAGGGGCAGATTTGATACTGGATGAAGATAGAAATCTATACAAAATAAGTCACATTGTCAAGGGAGACATATGGGATGAAAAAAATAAACCACCATTACTTGGGCCAGGAGTCGAAGTAAAAGAAGGAGATTATCTATTATCGATAAACGGTATAGAAATAAAGGATAAAATACCTAATGAAATTTTGGTGAATTACAGTGGCAAAGATGTTGAAATAGTAGTATCAAACGGCGATAATATTGAACATAAAAGAAAGTATGTTGTCAAAACGTTAAAAGATGAAACGTCTCTAAGATACAGAGAATGGGTAGAACAAAACAAGAAATATGTTCATGAAAAAACTGATTCACGGATTGGATACATTCACATCCCAGATATGGGATATACTGGATACGCAGAATTTCACAGAAACTTCTTAAGCGAAGTCAAATATGACGGACTCATAATCGATGTAAGGGTCAACAGTGGTGGCTTTGTATCTTCAATGATTTTGGATAAATTGAATAGAAAGTTTATCGGATATGATCTTTCACCATATAGAGAGGCCGAAGCCTATCAATATGATAGTGTTAGAGGTCCAATGGTTGCTATAACGAATGAGTTTGCTGGTTCAGATGGGGATATTTTTAGTCACTCCTTCAAACTGTTGAAACTAGGGAAACTTATTGGTAAGAGGACGTGGGGCGGAGTGATTGGAATTTGGCCTAGAAACCCGCTTGTCGATCACACTATAACAACCCAACCAGAAATGGCCTTTTGGTTTAAAGATGTTGGATGGGACGTTGAAAATTATGGAACCGATCCGGATATTGAAATAGATATTACCCCAAAAGACTATAAAGAAAAGAAAGATCCACAACTCGATATGGCTATAGAAATAGTACTAAAAGACCTGAACGAAAATCCACCAATAGGCCCAAAAGATATCAAAAAACCTTAAATCATTAAACAAATGCCGAGCGCACTGCTCGGCTTTTTGTTTGGGGTGTGCTCTGATCCCTAACTTTATGCTTGAGATCTTATAACAGGTTTTTATTCTATAACTTATCTATCTTCAATTGGAAAAGATACGTATTTAGGAATACCATTTTCGTAAGATGGATAACTTTCTCCTTGAATTAAAGGTTTGGCATAATCAATAAAATCATCATTTACACCGTAACCGTCATCAGAAATATATTCTTCAGGTAAATATTTGGTGTTATTTGCTACCTCGAATAATGGGACCTTTCCAAATTCTATTTTGTAAGGGTCATTTGAGAGACGGTTAATTGTTACCATAAATCCTGAGATACCATCCCGAGCATATTCTAAGGCTTTTTCCCCTATCATAACAGCTTCAGCTTGATCAGTTTTACTAACGATGTGTCCTGCACTTCTCTGGAGGTAATCTGGAATGGACACATGTACTTTCAAGCCTAACCTTGTTAAAATAATGTTGGCTACAACCCTTCCAACATCTCCCAACTGTCTGTTTCCAAAACTATCGGTGTATCCCATATCAGAAACAAATGCACCGCTTTTATACCTAATACCTTCCGAAACAGCTATCGTACAGTAACCATTCTTACTTACCTCTTTTTGAACCTTATCTATAAAATTATCTTCTTCAAAAATTCTTTCTGGCAACAAAATAACATGAGGTCCAAAATCCCCATTTAATTTAGCTAACGAAGTAGCAGCTGTAAGCCAACCCGCATGTCTACCCATTGTCTCCATTATGAAAATTTTTGTAGAGTCTTTTGCCATACTACGCGTGTCTATACTTGCTTCCAACATTGAAATTGCCAAATACTTTGCTGCAGAACCATAACCTGGAGAGTGATCAGTGCCGTACAGATCGTTATCTATTGTTTTTGGAATCCCTATGACTTTTAAATCATAACCTATCTTTTTTGAATACTCGTCGATTTTATGGGCCGTGTCCATAGAATCGTTACCACCATTATAAAAGAAATAACTAATATTGTAATCTTCGAACGTTTTAAAAAGTTTTTGAAAACCTTCTTCATCACCTTCTTTTAATCTATGTCTGCAAGTACCAAAGGCACTTGCTGGTGTAGCTTTCAAATTATTTATTTTATCAACAGATTCTTTTGTTAAATCGAATAATTTACCTTCAAGAACCCCTGTAATACCATTTATTCCCACATATATCTTATCAATTTGTGGATCCTTTAAAGCCTTGCTTATCAGTCCATATGCAGAAGCATTTATGACACTAGTAACTCCTCCCGATTGTGCATATATGATATTTTTTTTATTCAATAATTACACCCCCGAACTTTTAATTTAAAATTACAATGTATCTATATTTCAGCCTTCTTCAGCAAGTTCTAAAAAACTTCTTTCTTTGATGGAATCCTTTTCTACAGGAAGGATCATTCCAAAACCTTGTGCATTTTTAGCTCCCAATCCCGAATTAAGCGCTAATTTCAACAATTGAGTATCACCTTTTAAAATGAAATATCCAGTCCATCCTTTTATAATAATATCTTTGTAAAAAAGTAATTTTTCATTTTTTTCCGTTATACCATAAGGCTCTATATAAAAATTGTTATTTTTTATTCCAATTTCCAATGCCAAAGCTTTTCTCCTGAGGTTTTCTTCTATCAGTTTTTTAAAATCTGATGAGTAAGGAGAAAAATAATGAGTATAACGATTCCCGTTTGGTAGAACGATAGTTGAATATGCTGTAATGGGAGACAAAGTTTTAACAAGCATTTCTTCATTAACTTCATTATGAATAACTTCATACTTCATCAAAGTAAAATAATTTTTTTCGATTCTCACAACCTTTTGTTCATTTAAAGAATTCAAAATTGCTTCTACTAATTTATTAATTGGTGAAGCGAAATAAATATTGAATAAACCTTTAAAAATCATTCTTCTTTTCTCAACTTTAAAAGAGTTATAGGGATAAATTCTTGAAAAAGTGAAAAGCTTCAACTTCTTATCTTCAGATCTTGTTCCTAAATCGTGGTACTTAGGCACAGCATTAGACATTAAATAGTAAAACAATCCTTGCAAAGGTCTGTTGTAATGAACAGGAAGATCAATTTTATCACCTTCTAAAGCTCCGAATACCAACTTAATGACCAATAGAATCCCCCCAGTTTATATTATTATTAAATTTTTAGATAAAACCCTTTGTGACAATCGCACAAAGGGTATGAATTCATAAAAATTAAAATATAGCTTGTTCTGTTTCCTTATCGAAAGCATGTATCATTTTTAAATCGATTGCAACTTCAAAATTCTGTCCAGATTCTGCTCGTGTTTGAGGGCTTACCTTTGCGGTCATAGATTGACCATTGATAGTTAAATGAAGTAAAGTCTCACTACCCAAAGGCTCAACAACATCAACCATAGTGTTTAAAATATTAGATTCATCAGCACCTTCAAAAAAGTTTTTATCATAAATATCTTCTGGTCTTACACCAAAGATAATATCTTTATCTATATAATTTTCAAGTAAAGATACTTTATCCTCGGGTACTTTTATAGAGATTCCCTCTGCTTTGAACCAAATACCATTATCTCTTGTTACTTTTACATTTAAGAAATTCATTGGAGGCGTCCCAATAAATCCGGCGACAAAAATGTTGGCCGGATTATTGTATACATCAAAAGCTCCTCCAACCTGTTGAATTACTCCTTCGTTCATAATAACAATTTTATCAGCCATAGTCATAGCCTCAACTTGGTCATGTGTAACATAAGCGACTGTAGCTTCCAACCTTTTTTGTAGTTTCTTAAGCTCAGCTCTCATCTGAACCCTTAATTTTGCATCTAAGTTTGAAAGAGGCTCATCAAATAAGAACACTTTAGGATCCCTTACGATAGCTCTACCTAGTGCAACTCTCTGTCTTTGCCCCCCTGATAATTGTTTCGGTTTTCTATCCAATAAATGGTCAATCCCAAGAATTTTTGCGGCGTTTCGAACTCTCCTCTCGATTTCGTCTTTAGGTGTTTTCCTCAATTTCAATCCAAAAGCCATGTTGTCGTAAACCGTCATATGTGGATAAAGGGCATAATTTTGGAAAACCATAGCTATATCTCTATCCTTCGGTTCCACATCATTTACAACTTTTTGGTCAATTTTTATTGTTCCTTCTGTAATGTCTTCTAACCCTGCAATCATCCTCAAAGTAGTAGTTTTTCCACATCCTGAAGGACCGAGTAGTACAAGAAACTCCTTATCTTCTATTACAAAATCTGCATCCTTTACTGCATGAAATCCATTTGGGTAAACTTTGTTAACCTTGTCTAATATAACTTGAGCCATTAAAAAGCACCTCCATCTTTTAATTTTTTCTGTCTTTAAAAAGTCTAAAACTTGTTTTAGCACCCCTTCGCTCCGCTACCCATCCATAAGGAAAAAAAGGTCTATACCATTTACCCCATAGTCAACTCAAAAAGAATGATGAACTCAGTAATCAAAATCCTTAAAAAAATCCTTAATTCTCTGATATTCTTCAACGTTTTCTATCTCAAAAAGGGAAATATCTCTAACTTCATCAACAAAATCCATGAGTTTTACGAATTTATCATAGTCTAACAAAACAACCTTTGGCAAACCATTTTTGGTGATAACAACGTCCTTTTTTTCAACTTCATCAACAACTTGAGAGAATTTTGCTTTAGCTTCAGCTAAACTATAAAATGTAAAATCTTTTAAATACATATTTCACACCCCTTGACTATAATTATAGTCAATTTATTCTTATTTGTCAATCTAAAGAATTCAAAGATTTTCTAGCGTAATCAATTTTAATAGCCTCTAATGCCCAATAATCTCTTCTAATCACTATATTTGACTTCAGTATATTTCTTAACTTCTTCAAGATCACTAATGGAAAGACCAAAATGCGACCAATAAGGAATAATAGTGTTGTTAAGAAGCAAAGGATCGGTGTTTGAAGATATAGCATTTTTTTTGACAAGTTCTTCGTATTCAACGGTACCAGGAATTGGAGTAAATTCGTTTAAATTCACCTTTATTCCGAGAGAATGGCAGAAATCTACAGCTTGTTTTACATCATCTTTATTTTGAGATGGTAGATTCACCAACACGTAAGCATAAATATCATTCATATCAAAACCAGCATTTTTTAGAGATGTAACGGCTTTAACAAGATCGTTATTAGTTACCTTAAACCCCGTTCCTTTTTGAATATTAAAATCATAGCTTTCGTACCCGAGTTTTATAGTCTTAAAATTTGCTTTTTTTAATAACAAAGCTATTTCATCATCAACACGTCGGGCATGTACACCATTGGGCAAATGATATTGAACGTCAAATTTAGATAAAGATTCCAACAATTCTTTAATATCTTTTCTTAATAAGAACGCATCGTCAAAAAAAACGAAATCTTTTACATAAGGTCTTTTTTTAAGAATATACTCTATATTATTTATTATTTTGTTTATACTCCTGTATTGAAATTTCCACATCTTCGGAGTTACACAATACGTACAATGAAAAGGACAACCTACGGAAGAAACCAAAACAACATAAGTGAGATAGGAATCATAAAAATCATAGGTCAGATCAATATCTTCAAACCAGTTGAAGTTATTTAATTCTGTAAGATTCTCGTTTAGTATTTCCAAAACTTTCTTTAAAGGAAATATGCCCGTTCCTGGGCAAATATTAACTTTAAATTTGGAAAAAACATCTTTTGCATGTTCAGTATACAAGGTGGAATAAATACCACCTAAAAAAATAGGAGTTTTTGGAAAGAAGCTTCTCAAAATTTCGATGGTTTTTTCCCCACCGTAGTACCAGTATGTTAAAGTGATTCCCACCAAGATTGCATCAACTTTGTTCTGTTTTTTTATTGCTTCTAATTTACTTTCAAACAATTTTAAAGGTAATCCATACCTTTTGAATTTTCTAGGGATGTTCTTTAATATAGTTGGCTTTTCGACTCTTTCATTATAAAATTTACCAGTTCCGTACTTTTTATCTTTTGGAGGATATTTTACAATTAAATCGTTATCATGGCGATTTAGCAGATCTATAAACGTTACATTGTGACCTAAATAAGTTAGTACCTCACTTATGTATAACAACCCTAATGGCTTAAGCCAAAAATCATATGCGGCAAAATCGTAGATCCAAGGATTAACAACCAAGAAGTTCAAATCGTTGCCTCCTATCGCAATTTTTTAATTTCTCTAGAATAATATAATATCCCCTTTAGGGTTAAATATGGATCGTAATGTTTGAAAATAGATACTTTACTTGAGAGGAAACTCATGTCTCCTCCCGTTGCTACAACGACAAAATCTTTGTTCCTTTCTCGTTTTATTTCGTGAATAAGCCTTTCTATCCCATATAATGTTGTTTTTATTACCCCTATTTGAATATTGTCGACTGTATTTTTTCCCAAATGGTATTCAGGCACCTTTATCTCCACCTTAGGAAGCTGGGCAGTTCTAGAAAACAAAGCGCTTATAGCCGTCTTAAATCCTGGAATTATCGCCCCTCCTACAAAATTACCCCCTTCCAAAACATCAACGGTTATAGCTGTTCCAAAATCTAGAGCAATTACGTGATCGCCATACTCTTCTTTACATGCAATAACGTTGCATATTCTATCTGCACCTATTTCATTAGGATAGTCAACCAAATATCCTATATTATTAATTTTATTCTTAGTAGTAACAAAAATAGTTTCAACATTAAAATATTTCTTTAACATCTGTTCTAAAATAAAGTTAACATTGGGAACCACGGACGAGATACCTGCCAAAGTTATCCTTTTTAAATCAACATTTGCCCGATTTAATAAATTTGAAATGACAACAAATAACCCATCCTCTGATTCAAAACTACTCGGTCCAATTCTCCAAGTCAAAAACTTACCGTCTTCGTGTATCCCTGCCATCGTATAAGAGTTACCAACATCAAATAAAAGTTCCAATTTTCCCCCTTCCTTTCTTTACCTTGAATCCCCTTTGGGGCAGTTTTCTTTGACCACGTTCGGGGTGTATCTTTATACTATCTTGTACGATGCCTTTCTTAAACGGTTCATAACCGCTATACCTATCCCTTTGTCTTCTATACCTTCAATAATCATAGCATCAATTTTTTCATCGTATTTTCTAAGCATTTCAAAAAGTTTCACTGCAAATTCATAATAATTTGCTTCACTACCTATAGTGTCAAAATTAATATTATGATCCTTATAATAGCCAACATGTTCTTTAAGACATAGAACTATTGGATTGTTGTAATTTTTTACTTCTTCTAAAACCTTTTTCACCATAGTATCCACATCATCATGTTCAACTAAAATAACGGGGGTGTTAGGAGCGTAATGTCGATACTTCATACCCGGAGATTTTATATAATCAGGTTCTATTTTCCCATATGCAAAATCAGGAATGATAATATCACCAAAAATCTCTTTTAATTTTTCAGGTGGAATAGGACCTGGACGTAATATTATTGGTATCTTTCCTTGAGTTAAATCAATTATCGTCGATTCTACTCCAAACTCTACCTTACCTCCAACAATTATATAATCAACTTTTCCAAACATATCTTTTAAAACATGTTCCGCCATTGTTGGACTAGGCTTACCCGAAACATTAGCACTCGGTGCGGCAATTGGCACTTCAGCGTATTCTATCAATTTTAAGGCAACAGGATGAGCCGGCATTCTTAAAGCTATAGTATCTTTTCCTGCTGTTACAATATTTGGAACAATCTCCCTTTTCTTTAATACAAAAGTAATTGGACCTGGCAATAATCTTTCTATTTTTTCCAAAAGAGTATAAGAAATATAAGTGTACTCCAAAAAAGATCTAACGTTAGCCACATGAAGAATTAAAGGGTTGTCATAAGGCCTGCCTTTTGCCTTAAAAATCTTTCTCACGGCATTTTCTGAAAGGCCATTGGCTCCCAAACCGTAAACCGTTTCAGTAGGAAAGACTACTGTTTTATCTTCTTTGATTGCCTGAGCTGCTTCTTTAATTTTCTCCTCTTCAATATTTAATGGATCCACTTCAATAA
This genomic window from Petrotoga mexicana DSM 14811 contains:
- a CDS encoding type III pantothenate kinase — translated: MELLFDVGNSYTMAGIHEDGKFLTWRIGPSSFESEDGLFVVISNLLNRANVDLKRITLAGISSVVPNVNFILEQMLKKYFNVETIFVTTKNKINNIGYLVDYPNEIGADRICNVIACKEEYGDHVIALDFGTAITVDVLEGGNFVGGAIIPGFKTAISALFSRTAQLPKVEIKVPEYHLGKNTVDNIQIGVIKTTLYGIERLIHEIKRERNKDFVVVATGGDMSFLSSKVSIFKHYDPYLTLKGILYYSREIKKLR
- a CDS encoding 6-phosphofructokinase; this translates as MNKKNIIYAQSGGVTSVINASAYGLISKALKDPQIDKIYVGINGITGVLEGKLFDLTKESVDKINNLKATPASAFGTCRHRLKEGDEEGFQKLFKTFEDYNISYFFYNGGNDSMDTAHKIDEYSKKIGYDLKVIGIPKTIDNDLYGTDHSPGYGSAAKYLAISMLEASIDTRSMAKDSTKIFIMETMGRHAGWLTAATSLAKLNGDFGPHVILLPERIFEEDNFIDKVQKEVSKNGYCTIAVSEGIRYKSGAFVSDMGYTDSFGNRQLGDVGRVVANIILTRLGLKVHVSIPDYLQRSAGHIVSKTDQAEAVMIGEKALEYARDGISGFMVTINRLSNDPYKIEFGKVPLFEVANNTKYLPEEYISDDGYGVNDDFIDYAKPLIQGESYPSYENGIPKYVSFPIEDR
- a CDS encoding B12-binding domain-containing radical SAM protein, translating into MNFLVVNPWIYDFAAYDFWLKPLGLLYISEVLTYLGHNVTFIDLLNRHDNDLIVKYPPKDKKYGTGKFYNERVEKPTILKNIPRKFKRYGLPLKLFESKLEAIKKQNKVDAILVGITLTYWYYGGEKTIEILRSFFPKTPIFLGGIYSTLYTEHAKDVFSKFKVNICPGTGIFPLKKVLEILNENLTELNNFNWFEDIDLTYDFYDSYLTYVVLVSSVGCPFHCTYCVTPKMWKFQYRSINKIINNIEYILKKRPYVKDFVFFDDAFLLRKDIKELLESLSKFDVQYHLPNGVHARRVDDEIALLLKKANFKTIKLGYESYDFNIQKGTGFKVTNNDLVKAVTSLKNAGFDMNDIYAYVLVNLPSQNKDDVKQAVDFCHSLGIKVNLNEFTPIPGTVEYEELVKKNAISSNTDPLLLNNTIIPYWSHFGLSISDLEEVKKYTEVKYSD
- the cas6 gene encoding CRISPR-associated endoribonuclease Cas6, which translates into the protein MVIKLVFGALEGDKIDLPVHYNRPLQGLFYYLMSNAVPKYHDLGTRSEDKKLKLFTFSRIYPYNSFKVEKRRMIFKGLFNIYFASPINKLVEAILNSLNEQKVVRIEKNYFTLMKYEVIHNEVNEEMLVKTLSPITAYSTIVLPNGNRYTHYFSPYSSDFKKLIEENLRRKALALEIGIKNNNFYIEPYGITEKNEKLLFYKDIIIKGWTGYFILKGDTQLLKLALNSGLGAKNAQGFGMILPVEKDSIKERSFLELAEEG
- a CDS encoding S41 family peptidase, producing the protein MSEEFNGYYRFPTIYNDQIAFVAEDDIWVVSSSGGVARRLTSNVGEISDLTFSEDGKWIAFTGRDEGVPDVYIIPSTGGVPIRLTYLGANSKVLCWHDGKIIFSSNYTQPFKRITSLWEVDVEDKRKLKQLDFGIATEISFGKEKGIVLGRKTGDPARWKKYRGGTAGELLMDVEGNYNFRKLIDLKSNFANPIWIQDRIYFVSDHEDVANIYSCTVEGKDLKKHTYHNDFYVRNPKSDGNNIVYHAGSDIYILNLSTNVSEKVDIKYYSTLPQRNRKFVESTQYFEGFSISKDAENLISTHRGKSFYYNNWYGPVKQLGKESGVRYRLTTYLNLEDEEKAVTISDENNNEHIEVYDLKSGNLIDKVEEYDLGRVMNIVASPKDEEILLTNQRNELILIDLRNHKKIDVDKSTVGPINGYSFSPDGRWIAYSKFINSKQAAIMIFDKVKGEMQQVTEPILLDVDPVFDPDGKYLYFISYRIFNPIEDRLQMNAAFAKGTKPYLITLKKDIFSPFQEIIKEEEKGKDKEEEEEEIKVDIDFDNIADRIIPFPVSEERYVNIQAAKDKVFYTISTVSGVLEDEEDMLSEKHEKLTLKYYDLIEKEEKTYLEGISEFQISEDKEKIAILIDDGLRILKISNPPSPEQEKECENKYTRKCGWIDFHRVNVEVQPLLEWRQMLCEAWRLQKFYFWNKDKLDEIEWDKILEKYYPLVERIATRTEFSDLIWEMQGELKSSHAYEMGGEYKPKPVYKIGYLGADLILDEDRNLYKISHIVKGDIWDEKNKPPLLGPGVEVKEGDYLLSINGIEIKDKIPNEILVNYSGKDVEIVVSNGDNIEHKRKYVVKTLKDETSLRYREWVEQNKKYVHEKTDSRIGYIHIPDMGYTGYAEFHRNFLSEVKYDGLIIDVRVNSGGFVSSMILDKLNRKFIGYDLSPYREAEAYQYDSVRGPMVAITNEFAGSDGDIFSHSFKLLKLGKLIGKRTWGGVIGIWPRNPLVDHTITTQPEMAFWFKDVGWDVENYGTDPDIEIDITPKDYKEKKDPQLDMAIEIVLKDLNENPPIGPKDIKKP
- a CDS encoding ABC transporter ATP-binding protein codes for the protein MAQVILDKVNKVYPNGFHAVKDADFVIEDKEFLVLLGPSGCGKTTTLRMIAGLEDITEGTIKIDQKVVNDVEPKDRDIAMVFQNYALYPHMTVYDNMAFGLKLRKTPKDEIERRVRNAAKILGIDHLLDRKPKQLSGGQRQRVALGRAIVRDPKVFLFDEPLSNLDAKLRVQMRAELKKLQKRLEATVAYVTHDQVEAMTMADKIVIMNEGVIQQVGGAFDVYNNPANIFVAGFIGTPPMNFLNVKVTRDNGIWFKAEGISIKVPEDKVSLLENYIDKDIIFGVRPEDIYDKNFFEGADESNILNTMVDVVEPLGSETLLHLTINGQSMTAKVSPQTRAESGQNFEVAIDLKMIHAFDKETEQAIF
- a CDS encoding type II toxin-antitoxin system Phd/YefM family antitoxin, yielding MYLKDFTFYSLAEAKAKFSQVVDEVEKKDVVITKNGLPKVVLLDYDKFVKLMDFVDEVRDISLFEIENVEEYQRIKDFFKDFDY
- a CDS encoding L-threonylcarbamoyladenylate synthase, with protein sequence MPNGKGEFIMETKVIEVDPLNIEEEKIKEAAQAIKEDKTVVFPTETVYGLGANGLSENAVRKIFKAKGRPYDNPLILHVANVRSFLEYTYISYTLLEKIERLLPGPITFVLKKREIVPNIVTAGKDTIALRMPAHPVALKLIEYAEVPIAAPSANVSGKPSPTMAEHVLKDMFGKVDYIIVGGKVEFGVESTIIDLTQGKIPIILRPGPIPPEKLKEIFGDIIIPDFAYGKIEPDYIKSPGMKYRHYAPNTPVILVEHDDVDTMVKKVLEEVKNYNNPIVLCLKEHVGYYKDHNINFDTIGSEANYYEFAVKLFEMLRKYDEKIDAMIIEGIEDKGIGIAVMNRLRKASYKIV